The genomic region TACACACGTGTCTATGGTTTAAGTTGATTTGTCACAACATACCTTGAAGAGTGAGCAGGATTCTTCTGCGTGCAAACTAGTAGGTTATCTAAGGGTCATGTAAAGAGCATGATTTGCAGAGTATGGTATTACAATCAAAAGAAAGGTCAATTTAAGGGAAGCAACATGAAAAAATATTGCATACATCAAATAATTTTCATTAAAAACTCACTAATTTGTTTtattggtattgcttcaagcataTGTCGCATATAAAGTGCATATTTAAGCCTGGTCATTCTATAGCTGCCGTTTTGTAACCGCATGAAGAACCATATAGCTTTGGCGCCATTGTTTTGCCGACCGATGTGAACTACGTATCTAACCCTTCCGTCCCTCGAAGCTCACAACCCTCCTTGAATTTGTTATAGAGTATTAACTTGACTATATCACACAGGTCAAATGAGAATCAAAAATGTGTTAAATGATCAAGTAAAGTATTGAGAAAAAGTTCAAGCCCTTAATTTTGGAGAATTGGGCGGGACATCACTTGTCAAGGGAACGTGCATTTATTTCACCGAAGTACATAAATAGATGGTCTTCAAGTTCTCATTCCTGAAACAGTCAAAAATTATTTAAGCGAGACATTTTAGTCTGTAAACGAATCCGATTCAAATTTAGATTGCGCAACCATAAATATTGGTTTCCCAATCCGATTCGGTGTGCTAGCTTTAAGAAATGAGGTCTCCTGCGATTGGCTGAAGGCGAATGTAGCGCCACTGGCCAATCAGAAGCTGAAGGGTGAATGGAGATCCTGACGGCGCCTTTCCTTGCCTCTCCGCCATCACATCTGATCGGATACAATATGAAATTGGGTAGCGAGCAGCATGACGTTGAATGGGAATCGTGATTTCAGAAGATTTTGGAATGTTTGAGCTGAAGAAAATCTCGGAGATTTCTCACAACTACAGGTCCTTGATAATGGAGCTGCTGGCCTGGGATTTTAAAACCTGAAAACCATTTTATTCCAATGGATATGTGAGCAGCGCTAGGACGTGCTGAAGGGATCGGAATGCGTGGTGCTGGAAATGGGATTGTGTAAAGTAGATTGTGTTTTGAAATGGCAACTGTTGTGTTTAGTGCTTCCCTGGGACCTGAGTTCTGGACAGATACGGTATTCGATTCCCGAGGAACTAAAGCGAGACGCCTTTGTCGGGGATATCGCCGCTGATGTGGGTTTAGATGTAGAACGGCTTTCCGCCCGAAATTTTCGCATAGTACCCAGTCCCAGGAAGCAGTATTTCTATATAAAATTAGAcaaaggacttttacttgtgaaCCAGGAAATTGACAGGGAACAGATCTGTGGTTCATCCCTCGGTTGCGCATTGACTTTGGAGACCGTCGTTGACGACCCTCTGAATGTCTATCATATCGAGGTGGAGATTCTGGACATAAACGACAACGCTCCCCAGTTCCCAAAGAATGAGTTCCGTTTGGAAATCTCCGAGTTGGCCGCGCCTGGAGCCCGCTTCCCTTTGGAGCCTGGTTATGATCCGGATGTCGGCACGAACTCGCTGCAGACCTACCGATTGGCTGCAAGCCCATATTTCGAGCTGGAAGTGCAGTCTCACCGTGGGGAGAGTAAGCTCCCGCTTCTCGTGATGGAGAGGGCTCCGGACAGAGAGCATCAGTCCACTCTGCAGTTGCTGTTGACGGCTCTTGACGGAGGCATCCCTCAACGCTCGGGCACAGCACAGATTATTATCCGCATACTCGATGTTAATGATAATGTCCCTACTTTTAGTCAGACGCTGTACAGAGCCCGGTTGTTGGAAAACGTGCCTACAGGAACATTAGTGATCAAAGTTCAAGCTACTGACCTGGATGAAGGTTCCAATGGAGAGATAGTATATTCCTTTGGTAGCCACGCTTCTACTAGAGCGCGGGAATTGTTCAGCCTCGACCCTAGAAGCGGGGAGATCCGAGTAAAACAAGCTCTAGATTTTgaaagggaaacagagttggagaTCAGTGTACAAGCTGAGGACAAGGGGCACCCTTCTGTACCTGCGTATTGCGATGTGCTTGTTGAAATCGTGGATGTGAACGATAACGCGCCGGAGATGGCAGTGACCTCTTTGTCCAATTCAGTCGCCGAAGATGTTCCGCCGGGAACTGTGGTGGCTTTAATCAGTGTCACCGATTCAGACACTGGAGAGAATGGAGAAACCCACTGTCAAATTCCAAAGGGCCTTCCTTTTAAATTAGATTCGACATTTAAGAACTACTACCGAATGCTCACTAAAGATGTACTCGACCGAGAAGCGGTGGCTCAGTATGGCATCACCATGAGCTGCAGAGATGCAGGGTTGCCCGCGCTTACCACCAACAAAACCATCCAGCTTAAGATCTCCGACGTCAACGACAATCCTCCACGGTTCTCGCAGACCTTGTACACTGCCTATGTGACTGAAAACAATGTCGTTGGCAGTTCCATCTATTCGGTACCAGCTTCAGATGCAGATATAAACCATAATTCCAAACTGATTTATTCTATTCTTAAGACTCAGGCGGGCGGTTCTCTAGTATCTGGTTACGTATCCATAAATTCAAATAGCGGCATAATAACCGCTGAGCATTCTTTTGACTACGAAGAGCTGAAAAAGTTTCAAATCGAGGTCCAAGCAACAGACGCCGGAGAGGTCCCAATGAGTGCCAATGTATCTATTAATGTGATCATCTTGGATCAGAACGACAACGCCCCTGTGATTCTATCCCCAAGTCCAGAGTACGGTTCGACAGCGCTGGAGACGTTATCAAGATCAGCGGAGCCAGGTTATCTGGTGACCAAAGTATCTGCTCTGGATGGAGATTCGGGGCAGAACGCAAGACTTACTTATGAGCTGTCCCAGGTTCCTGACCCTGGTCTTTTTACTATTGCGCCTGACACAGGAGAGATCTGGACAATCCGTCGGGTTGTTAATGAAGATGCAACCAAACAAAGTTTGATAGTTGTGGTCAAGGATAATGGGATCCCGCCACTCAAGGCCACAATTAATATAATGTTAACACTTGAAGGAAGTGACACAGAAATTCTCTCTGAATTGAGTAGCATCGGTGAAGATCTCGGATTCCCTTCGGACATCAGCCTTTATTTGGTCATTGCTCTCGGAACGATCTCGTCTGTTTTCCTCGTAATTTTAGTTATCCTGGCTGTTAAGGTCCATAGAAGCAGGAAC from Narcine bancroftii isolate sNarBan1 chromosome 9, sNarBan1.hap1, whole genome shotgun sequence harbors:
- the LOC138743156 gene encoding protocadherin gamma-A11-like isoform X8; the protein is MGLCKVDCVLKWQLLCLVLPWDLSSGQIRYSIPEELKRDAFVGDIAADVGLDVERLSARNFRIVPSPRKQYFYIKLDKGLLLVNQEIDREQICGSSLGCALTLETVVDDPLNVYHIEVEILDINDNAPQFPKNEFRLEISELAAPGARFPLEPGYDPDVGTNSLQTYRLAASPYFELEVQSHRGESKLPLLVMERAPDREHQSTLQLLLTALDGGIPQRSGTAQIIIRILDVNDNVPTFSQTLYRARLLENVPTGTLVIKVQATDLDEGSNGEIVYSFGSHASTRARELFSLDPRSGEIRVKQALDFERETELEISVQAEDKGHPSVPAYCDVLVEIVDVNDNAPEMAVTSLSNSVAEDVPPGTVVALISVTDSDTGENGETHCQIPKGLPFKLDSTFKNYYRMLTKDVLDREAVAQYGITMSCRDAGLPALTTNKTIQLKISDVNDNPPRFSQTLYTAYVTENNVVGSSIYSVPASDADINHNSKLIYSILKTQAGGSLVSGYVSINSNSGIITAEHSFDYEELKKFQIEVQATDAGEVPMSANVSINVIILDQNDNAPVILSPSPEYGSTALETLSRSAEPGYLVTKVSALDGDSGQNARLTYELSQVPDPGLFTIAPDTGEIWTIRRVVNEDATKQSLIVVVKDNGIPPLKATINIMLTLEGSDTEILSELSSIGEDLGFPSDISLYLVIALGTISSVFLVILVILAVKVHRSRNIFYHSSCALDTCCTSSTHSLNGIQKASVNLQIPPNYVEVFGRDHLSQDCFYEVKQPNTDWHFAQTHRAELHSSQYLEEEGVQREIQCEVQREVQREAPSEVQCEVPHIIQRDVPRDVPRDVPRDVPRTAEKDPGGPRKPLCARPPAIPAGRDGWTLPRTAPRMQLQMTLGPHVPGTLRSQYLFPRGPHMPGARISNSSVEFSAFPIGSLHGPLAVNQTRDRRGIASPGSRRAELDAEACSEIPCSPSSLRLSPQRLHSRNNHHALRQVNN
- the LOC138743156 gene encoding protocadherin-10-like isoform X11 encodes the protein MGLCKVDCVLKWQLLCLVLPWDLSSGQIRYSIPEELKRDAFVGDIAADVGLDVERLSARNFRIVPSPRKQYFYIKLDKGLLLVNQEIDREQICGSSLGCALTLETVVDDPLNVYHIEVEILDINDNAPQFPKNEFRLEISELAAPGARFPLEPGYDPDVGTNSLQTYRLAASPYFELEVQSHRGESKLPLLVMERAPDREHQSTLQLLLTALDGGIPQRSGTAQIIIRILDVNDNVPTFSQTLYRARLLENVPTGTLVIKVQATDLDEGSNGEIVYSFGSHASTRARELFSLDPRSGEIRVKQALDFERETELEISVQAEDKGHPSVPAYCDVLVEIVDVNDNAPEMAVTSLSNSVAEDVPPGTVVALISVTDSDTGENGETHCQIPKGLPFKLDSTFKNYYRMLTKDVLDREAVAQYGITMSCRDAGLPALTTNKTIQLKISDVNDNPPRFSQTLYTAYVTENNVVGSSIYSVPASDADINHNSKLIYSILKTQAGGSLVSGYVSINSNSGIITAEHSFDYEELKKFQIEVQATDAGEVPMSANVSINVIILDQNDNAPVILSPSPEYGSTALETLSRSAEPGYLVTKVSALDGDSGQNARLTYELSQVPDPGLFTIAPDTGEIWTIRRVVNEDATKQSLIVVVKDNGIPPLKATINIMLTLEGSDTEILSELSSIGEDLGFPSDISLYLVIALGTISSVFLVILVILAVKVHRSRNIFYHSSCALDTCCTSSTHSLNGIQKASVNLQIPPNYVEVFGRDHLSQDCFYEVKQPNTDWHFAQTHRAELHSSQYLEEEGVQREIQCEVQREVQREAPSEVQCEVPHIIQRDVPRDVPRDVPRDVPRTAEKDPGGPRKPLCARPPAIPEIVEASPVRAAGEQSWTPRLAVKFPAHHQASDYLHNVYIPGTTTTLSGKSTTEREGKKSFITFGKKKKSGK